The genomic window GGCAACGATGCCGGCTCCTTCCTCGGCCTGCTGTGGGCAGCCGGAGCTACCCCGTTTACGTACGACGGGGACCAGACCGTCTCGGTGTCCCTGACCGACCCGGAGTCGCAGAAGGTCGTCGACTACTGGCAGGACCTCATTGATCGCGATCTCGTCGCTGTCGACCCGAGCTTCACCGACGGGTGGTATCAGGGTCTCGCCAACGGCGCTTACGCCGGTTGGCTCACCGCCGCATGGGGCCCCGCCTTCCTGCAGGGCACCGCGGCGGACACTTCCGGTCTGTGGCGCGCGGCCCCGCTGCCTCAGTTCGACGCTGCTGACCCGATCGCGGGCAACTGGGGCGGATCGACGCTCGGCGCGCTGAGCTCGACGGAGCACCCGATCGTGGCTGCGGAGCTGGCGAAGTTCATCAACACAGACTCCGCAGCGACCCTCGCATTCGCAACCGAGCAGTCTCTCTTCCCGACACGCACTGAGGTGCTCACCGCGTCGGAGTTCGTCGACCAGGAGTCGGAGTTCTATGGAGGCCAGCGCGTCAACGAGATCTTCGCGGAGATCTCCACGACGGTCGACACCGACTTCCAGTGGCTGCCTTTCCAGGACCAGGTCGCCTCGAGCTTCGTCGACACCTTGGGCAAGGAGATCTCCGAACGGGGCGACCTCTCGGCCGGCCTCGCTGCCTGGCAGGACGCGATCGTGACCTACGCGACCGACCAGGGCTTCACGGTCGAGTAGAGAAAGTCGTCGGGGAGGGACGCCACCGTCGGGCGCCCTCCCCGACCTATCCGACGCCCAGCACGATCCAGAAGAGAGCCCGTCATGACGACGACGTCTGACCGCACCGTCTCCCGCCGCGGGCCCAGCCCCCAGCGTCGCAAACTCATCATCACCGCCTACATCCTGATCACGCCCTTCATCCTGGTATTCATCGGGATGGTTATCGCACCGTTGCTCTATGCGGGATTTCTGAGCCTGTTCCAGACTCGCCTCATCGGCGGTGAGCAGTTCGTCGGACTCGCGAACTTCGGCGAAGCGCTCACCGACCCGCTCTTCCTCGGCGGCGTTGCTCGCATGTCGGCGTTCCTGCTGATCCAGGTGCCGATCATGCTCGGGCTGTCGCTGTTCTTCGCGCTCGCGATCGACAGCGGCCGACTTCGCGGTGGCCGATTCGCCCGTCTCGCCATCTTCGTCCCGTTCGCTGTTCCTGGCGTCGTCGCGACGATGATGTGGGGGTACCTGTACGGGGACGACTTCGGGCCGATCGCTCAAGGAGTGCGGTCCCTCGGGCTTCCCGCACCGGACCTGCTCTCCAGCGAACTGATGCTCTTCTCGATGATGAACATCGTCACCTGGTCATTCGTCGGCTACAACATGATCATCATGTACGCGGCCCTGCGGGCCATCCCGACCGAACTGTACGAGGCGGCGGAGCTCGACGGGGCGGGCGCCGTCCGGATCGGATGGAGCATCAAGATCCCGGCGATCCGCCCGGCGATCATGCTCACGCTGATCTTCTCGGTCATCGGCAGCTTCCAGCTGTTCACCGAGCCGCGCCTGCTCGCAACGATCGCCCCCAACGTGATCGGGACGGCGTACAGCCCGAACCTCTACGCGTACACCCTCGCCTTCACCTTCCAAGACGTGAACTACGCCGCCGCCGTCGCCTTCCTCCTCGGATTCGTGATCATGATCATCTCGTACGTCGTCCAACTCTCGAATGCCCGATCGGGAGGCCGCTCATGACTTCCACGATCACTGCTCGACGCAAACAACGGGATCCTCGCGACCGCCGCAGCGGACTTCTGACCGGTCTGGTGTGGCTGGGGGTCGCCTACTTCCTGCTGCCGCTGCTGTGGCTGACCATCGCGTCGACCAAGGACAACACCGACCTGTTCAGTACTTTCGGATTCTTCTTCGGCGATGAGTTCAACTTCTTCGCCAACCTGGAGTCGTTGTTCGCCTTCCGGGACGGGGTCTTCTGGCGCTGGACGGGGAACACGATCCTGTACGCCGGGGTGAGCGCCGTGGGGGCGACAGCGCTGGCGACCGCGGCGGGCTACGCCTTCGCGAAGTTCGAGTTCCCCGGCCGGCGTTTCATCTTCAGCGCCGTGCTCGGATCGATCATGATCCCCGCGACCGCGCTCGCTCTGCCCACCTACCTCGTCTTCGCGAACCTCGGTTTGGTGAACACCCCGTGGGCGATCATCATCCCCTCGATCGTGAGCCCGTTCGGGGTGTACCTGATGAGGGTCTACGCAGCCGACTCGGTGCCGGACAGCCTCATCGAAGCAGCGCGCATCGATGGAGCATCCGAGCTGCGCATCTTCGTCTCGATCGGCTTGCGACTCATGGGGCCGGGCATGGTGACCGTCTTCCTGTTCTCGCTGGTCGGTGTGTGGAACAACTACTTCCTGCCGCTGATCATGCTCTCCTCCAGCGACCTGTACCCGCTGACCGTGGGCCTGGCGCAGCTGCAGGCGCTGTCGACCGGCGGGGGCGGCTCCACCGCCGTCTTCTCAACCGTGATCGCCGGCTCGTTCGTCTCGATCCTCCCCCTCGTGGTGGCCTTCTTGTACCTGCAGAGGTATTGGCAGTCCGGGCTCGCCGCGGGAAGCACAAAGGAATAAGGAAATAGGCATCTCATGACTATCTGGTTCGGTGGGGACTACAACCCCGAGCAATGGCCCGAAGCGATCTGGGACGACGACATCCCGTTGATGCAGCAGGCCGGCGTGTCCATGGTGACGATCGGCGTCTTCTCCTGGGCGATGCTCGAGCCGAAGGAGGGCACCTTCACCTTCGAATGGCTGGATCGGGTGATGGACAAGCTGCACGCGGCAGGAATCCGGGTCGATCTCGCGACCGCGACCGCATCCCCGCCGCCGTGGCTCAGCCACCGCTACCCCGCGTCGTTGCCCGTCACCGAGTCAGGGGTGCGCCTGCAACGGGGATCCCGTCAGCACTACTGCCCGAGTTCGCTCGACTACCGCCGGCTGGCGACCCGATTGGCCGGGGAGATCGCGCGGCGGTACGCCGATCACCCCGCCCTGGAGATGTGGCACATCAACAATGAGTACGGATGCCACGTCAGCCGCTGCTACTGCGACACCTCGGCCGCAGCCTTCCGCGCCTGGCTGACCGTCAAGTACGGCACGATCGACGCCCTCAACCACGCGTGGGGTACTGCCTTCTGGTCGCAGTGGTACGGCTCTTTCGACGAAGTAGCGGTGCCGAGCCTGGCCCCCTCCTTCCGCAACCCCGCCCAGCTGCTGGACTTCGACAGATTCTCCTCCGATGAGCTCCTCGGCCTCTTCCGGAGTGAGGCCGCGGCGGTTCGGACAGCAAGCCCCTCCGTGCCGCTCACCACCAACTTCATGGGCTTCTTCAAGCCTGTCGACTACTGGAACTTCGCGGCGGAGCTCGATGTCATCAGCGATGACAACTACCCCGACCCCGACGATCCCGACTCGCCCTACCTCGCCGCGATGACTCGCGACCTGATGCGATCCCTCGCGGGCGGCAAGCCGTGGCTGCTGATGGAGCAGGCCGCTGGCGCGGTCAACTGGCGGCCCTCCAATGCCGCGAAACCCGAGGGGATGATGCGAGCGTGGTCGTATCAGGCGCTCGCCCGAGGTGCAGACGGCATCCTCTACTTCCAGTGGCGCCAGTCCGACCGCGGGGCTGAGCGGTTCCACTCTGCGATGCTGCCGCACACCGGCACGGAGTCGGTTTCGTGGAAGGCGGTGTGCAGTCTCGGAGCGGAGCTCCAGGAGATCGGGGATCAGCTCGACTCGCCGACACCGGGGGACGTCGGCATCATGCTCGACTGGGACTCCTGGTGGAGCCTCGAGCAGACGGGGCTCCCCGGTACGCTCACCTACCTCGACGCGGTCAACGCTTGGTACCGGACTCTGTACGACGCGGGCGTCTCCGTGGACTTCGTCTCGCCTACCTCGGACCTCGCCGAATACGCTGCCGTGATCGTCCCCAATCTGTTCGTGGCGACCGAGAGCGCTCTTGCGTCCTTGGCCATCTACGCGGAGGCGGGTGGGCGTCTGATGGTGAGCTACCAGTCGGGCATCACGGATGAGGACGGCCGCCTCACCCCGGGCGGCTACCTCGGCGCGCTGGCCGGCACTCTAGGCGTGCGGATCGATGAGTTCTTCCCGCTTCCAACGCCCGGGTCCGTCGTCGCGGACTCGGTGCTGCTCCAGTCCGACGAGCTCGGCGCGGAGAGGTCATCGGGAACGGTCTGGTCTGAGCGATTGGACGTCGTCGATGCAGAGGTCGTCGCCAGCTTCGCCTCGGGGCCCCTGCGAGGCTCCGCGGCGATCACCCGCCGCACAGTCGGGTCGGGTCAGGCGTGGTACGTCGCGACGCTGCCCGATGCCCGGTCACGAGAACACCTGGCGGCTCTGTTACTCGAGGGCACATCGGCTCTGGACGATGTGGTCTCTCACGCTGGGGTGGAGGTGTTTCGACGGGGTCGTCACCGCTTCGTCATCAATCAGCAACCGACCCACACGACGGTCGCGGTCGCCGGGCGGGATCTCGAACTTGGCCCCTACGGAGTAGAGATCATCGAGGCGGGTCAACGCTCGCAGTCGTGAGGGCGCCATCCACCCGAGCGGCACGGTCCACTGCTCGATAAACGGTCGATTGTGCGACACCGAAGTGCTCTGCTAGCTCGCCCGACGTGTGGGCTCCCGCACGATGAAGGCTGACCGAGTGTGCCGCTTGCGTGGGCGAGAGCTTCGGTTACTTGCCGCGCAGGCGGCCCTTCGAGCGAGCGATCGACATGCCCTCGCGAGTGCGAGCTCGGAAGAGATCGGCTTCGAACTCGGCGACTAGGCCGAGCACGGTGAACAAGAGCCGGCCGACTGACGCATGGCCTGCCTATCCTGAAGCCATGGAGAGGGGTCGCGCGTCGTGGGGGCCGGTGCGCGTGGACTGGGCGACCGTGCCAGGCGGCGCATCCGAACGGCAACCGCTGCGTGAGGCGCGACGGATGCTCGCCCGTGAGCTGCTCGCAACCTTCGTCGCCGAGCTGGCGCCGGAGAGGGTTGCGACCGTCACCATCACCCGCCTCTGCTCGACCTGCGGCGCCGACGGCCACGGTCGCCCGATCGTCATCGGTACCGACGTCGTCGTGAGCGTCGCCTACGCCGGGGCCGCGGTAGCGGTCGCGATCGCCCCGCAGGCGGAGGCCGCCGCGGTCGGGGTGGACCTCGAGCGCGTGGCGGCCGCGGGCCGGCACGCGCCGCTCGCCGAACTGGGGGCGTTGTTCGCGCCCGGAGCCGCTCCGAGCCTGGAGGGCTGGACGCTGCTCGAGGCCGCGCTCAAGGCCGACGGGCGCGGGCTGCGGGTCGAGCTCGCCGATTGCGACATCCGAGAGGCGTCAGCAGCAGCATCCCGAGACGGTGCCGTCGACTACGAGGTCGGTGCGCCCGGTCGAGCACATCCGATCAGCGCCGCCGTCCTGCACGGCCCCGAGGGCTACGTGCTCAGCGTCGCGGCGATACCGCCGACGTCGCCGTCCTGACCGCGCGCGCGACCGCACGCCCCGCCCTCCCGGCCCGCGGCAGCGCCGGCAGCGGCAGCTCGTCGAGCCACTCGTGCAGCAGGTCCGACACCGGCACGGGCGACAGCTCCTCGGCCAGCGCCACGAACTCGTCCGTCGTCGCCGTGCCCGAGGCGTGCTGCGCGCACCACGCCCGCAGCAGCGCGAAGAACGCGTCGTCCCCGGCCGTGAGCCGCAGGGCGTGCAGGGCGAGGGCGCCGCGCTTGTAGACGCGGTCGTCGAACATGAGGTCGGGGCCCGGGTCGCGCAGCAGCAGGTCCTGCGGCAGCGCATCGAGCCGGGCGTGATGGTGCGTCGCGCGCTCGTGGGCGGTCTCGGCGCCCGAGTGCTCCGACCAGATCCACTCGGCGTAGCAGGCGAAGCCCTCGTTGAGCCAGATGTCGCCCCATGCGGCGACGCCGACGCTGTTGCCGAACCACTGGTGCGCCAGCTCGTGCGCGATGAGCCGCTCGAGCCCGCCGACGCCGTCGATGTGGCTCGCGCCGAAGACGCCGATGCCCTGCGCCTCGAGCGGGATCTCGAGGTCATCGGCGGTGACGACGATCGCGTACTCGTCGAGCGGGTACGGCCCGAAGCGCTCCTGGAACAGCGCCATCATCGCGCCCAGGTCGGCGAAGTCGGCGTGCACGCGGTCGGCGAGCGGCCGCGGGTAGAACATGCGCCCCGAGCGGTCGTCGAGCGGCACCGTCTCCTCGACGAAGCGGCCTAGCACGACGGTCATCAGGTACGTGGGGGTCGGGATGCTCTGCTCGAACTTCCACGTCGCCGTGCTGCCGCGCCCGCCCTTCTCGACGCGCACGCCGCTCGCCACGACGGTGTACGCCGAATCCGTGCTGATCGTGAGCACGTAGGTGGCCTTGTCGGAGGGCACGTCGTTGCACGGGAACCAGGTCGGCGAACCGGTGGGCTGCGAGGCGACGAGCGCCCCGTCCTCCAGCTCCTCCCAGCCGATCGTGCCCCAGCGGGATCGACGGGGCCGCGGCGCTCCGCCGTAGACGACGGTGATCTCGACGCCCTCGCCCTCGTCGAGCGGGGCGGGCAGGGTGACGCGCAGCTTGCGGTCGCTCTGGTGGAACGCGGGCGCGCGCCGACCATCCACCAGCACCTTCGAGGCGCGCAGCCCGACGAGGTCGAGCGAGACGGCCGAGATCGCGGCCGCCGCCCGCACCCGGATGACGGCGGTGCCGCTGAGCCGGTTCGTCGCGATCTTGTAGTCGAGGGTCAGGTCGTAGTGGTCGACGCCGATCGAGGCGTCGCCGCTCTGCGGGGTGTAGCGGTCGCCGCTCATCCGTTCGAGGCCTGGTAGGCGCGCACGGTGACGGCGCGCCACGGGCCGATGGGGTTGCCGCTCCAGCGGCTGCCGACGGGCACCGTCTCGCCGCGCATGACGAGCGAGGCGGGGCCGACGGTGGCGTTCGCGCCGATGCTCGCGGCGGGCAGGATGACGCTGTGCGGGCCGAGGGTCGCGCCCGCCTCGAGGGTCACCGTGTCGATGCTCATCACCCGATCATGGAACAGATGCGTCTGAACCACACATCCGCGGTTGACGGTCGCGCCGTCGCCGAGGGTCACGAGGTCGGGTTCGGGCAGCCAGTAGCTGTCGGTCCAGACGCCGCGGCCGATCGTCGCGCCGAGCGAGCGCAGCCAGACGGCGAGGGCAGGCGTGCCCGAGGCGGCGTTGGCGAACCAGGGCGCGGCGACCATCTCGGTGAAGGTGTCGGAGACCTCGGTGCGCCAGACGAAGCTCGACCAGAGGGGATGCTCGCCCGGGCGGATGGGGCCGACGATGGTCCACTTCGCGAGCGTCGTGATCGCCGCTGCCAGTACGCCCGCGACGAGCAGCACCACCCCGGATGCCAGCACGGCGACGACGAGGCCCGCATCGAGCACCAGCCGCGCGAGCACGAGCAGCACGCCGAGCCCGATCGCGCAGGTGACGACGACGGGAACGATGCGGCAGAGCTCCCACAGCGCGCGGGCGACGCGCAGCGAGCGGCGCGGGCGGTAGGTGCGCTCGAGGTCGGCGTCGTTGACGACGCGGCGCAGACGCACGGCCGGGGAGCCGAGCCACGAGGAGCCGGGCTTCGACTTCTCGGGCGCCACCGAGAGCACGGCGACGAGGCCGTCCTTCGGTACACGGTGGCCGGCGCCCGCCATGCCCGAGTTGCCCAGGAACGCGCGCTTGCCGATGCGCGCGCGACCCAGGCGCATCCACCCGCCCGAGAGCTCGTAGGTCGCGACCATCGTGTCGTCGGCGAGGAAGGCGCCGTCGTCGATCGTCGTGAGCGAGGGGATGAGCAGCACCGTCGACGCCTCGACGTCGCGGCCGACCTCGGCGCCGAGCGCGCGCAGCCAGAGCGGCGTCAGCAGGCTCGAGTACAGCGGGAACAGCAGGGTGCGCGCCGAGTCGAGCAGCCGCTCGGTCGTCCAGGCCTGCCAGGCGACGCGTCCGCGCACGGGATGCACGCCCTCGACCATCCCGATCGACAGCAGCCGCACGAGCAGCACGACGGTGAGCGCGAAGACGAGGCCCGTCACGAGGGTCGCCGGCACGAGCCAGAGCAGCGCCGCCGGGACGGCCTCGGCGAGGGAGTCGGCACCGCGCATCCCGGTCGCGATGATGCCCGCGCCGGCCGTCATCGCGACGAAGGGCAGCAGCCCGAGCAGGCTCGACGAGACGCCGTAGGCCCACAGCCAGCGGCGCGGTGCCGGCGGGCGCTCGGGGGCGAGGGGGCGGGATGCTCCACCCACGCGCACCGCCGGAGACCCCGCCCAGCGCTGGCCCGCCCGCACCCGGCCGAAGACCGCGGAGCCCGGAGCGATCTCGGCCTCGCGCCCGATGCGCGTGCCCGGAGCGAGCGTGCTGCGCGAGCCGATCGTGGCGCCGGCACCGATGCGGATGCCGCCGATGCGCACGGTGTCGCCGTCGATCCAGTAGCCCGAGAGGTCGACCTCGGGCTCGATCGCGGCGCCGTCGGCGATCGTCAGCATGCCGGTGACGGGCGGCAGCGAGTGCAGGTCGACGTTGGTGCCGATCGTCGCGCCGAGGGCACGGGCGTAGTAGCTGACCCAGGGTGCCCCGGCGAGGCCGACGGGGTCGATCTGGTGCGCGACCTGCTCGGCGAGCCAGAGTCGCAGGTGCACGCCGCCACCGCGCGGGTAGTCGCCGGGCAGCACGCCGCGCAGCAGCAGGCGCGCGAGCAGGGCGGCGATGGCCATGCGCCCCGCGGGCGTGATGAACAGCAGGAACCCGATCACGATGACGGGCAGCGGCGCGGAGGGCAGGAACTCGAAGCCCGGCATGAGGCGCAGAAGGGCGCTCGCCGTCAGCAGCCAGAGCAGCCAGCGGAGCCCTGCGAAGACGAACAGCGGCACGCCCGCGAGGGTCTGCACCCACTGCATGGTGCGCGGGGTGGGGCGGGCGATGCTGAAGCCGTTCGGCACCGCGTCGAGCTCCGACGACTCCGCCTCGACGGCGTCGGCCATCCGCCGCAGGCGCGGCAGGTCGTAGACGTCGGCCATGGTGAACTCGGGGGCCCGCGCACGGATGCGCGAGACGAGCTGGGCGGCTGCGAGCGAG from Microcella daejeonensis includes these protein-coding regions:
- a CDS encoding 4'-phosphopantetheinyl transferase family protein, which encodes MLARELLATFVAELAPERVATVTITRLCSTCGADGHGRPIVIGTDVVVSVAYAGAAVAVAIAPQAEAAAVGVDLERVAAAGRHAPLAELGALFAPGAAPSLEGWTLLEAALKADGRGLRVELADCDIREASAAASRDGAVDYEVGAPGRAHPISAAVLHGPEGYVLSVAAIPPTSPS
- a CDS encoding ABC transporter substrate-binding protein, with the translated sequence MRQNTAMKLGAIAAVTAVALAGCSAAEDGPSTSDFDTAMSTPTEITMWAWAPGIEAQVALFEEAYPEIDVVLENVGQGGEHYTKVRTALEAGTGAPDVAQFEYQYIPSFVLTENLLDLAPYGAGDVEDQFTPWTWAQVTNGDAIYAIPQDAGPMGNLYREDILSSAGITEAPVTWEDYTAAAEAVKADSGSYISSFSGNDAGSFLGLLWAAGATPFTYDGDQTVSVSLTDPESQKVVDYWQDLIDRDLVAVDPSFTDGWYQGLANGAYAGWLTAAWGPAFLQGTAADTSGLWRAAPLPQFDAADPIAGNWGGSTLGALSSTEHPIVAAELAKFINTDSAATLAFATEQSLFPTRTEVLTASEFVDQESEFYGGQRVNEIFAEISTTVDTDFQWLPFQDQVASSFVDTLGKEISERGDLSAGLAAWQDAIVTYATDQGFTVE
- a CDS encoding Pls/PosA family non-ribosomal peptide synthetase; this translates as MQQFLDRAALAAEPRTLLDILRETSARYPQASAIEDSAGALSYAELMVQVGRTAARLHEQGVRRGDRVGVRMPSGGRELYLAILGIMAVGAAYVPVDADDPAERAELVFGEAGVVGVVTGAGVLERADGGVAEHPAPAASAALFAGDAPHPASRAIPTVPPPTVDDDAWIIFTSGSTGVPKGVAVTHRSAAAFVDAEARLFLQDAPLGPGDRVLAGLSVAFDASCEEMWLAWRHGACLVPAPRALVRSGEDLGPWLVGHGITVVSTVPTLAALWPRDAIENVRLLIFGGEACPPELVSRLVAEGREVWNTYGPTEATVVASAALLDGEGLVRIGLPLDGWALAVVDPTGERVALGEVGELVIGGVGLARYLDPAKDAEKYAPMPSLGWDRTYRSGDLVRLEAEGLVFQGRADDQVKIGGRRIELGEVEAALGELAAVSASAVVVQRSEGGIALLVGYVVPGEGFDRQAARTELARALPAPLIPLLAVVDDLPVRTSGKVDKAALPWPLTGADDGDSTLSGTAAWLAEQWVAVLGIRPMDDDADFFELGGGSLAAAQLVSRIRARAPEFTMADVYDLPRLRRMADAVEAESSELDAVPNGFSIARPTPRTMQWVQTLAGVPLFVFAGLRWLLWLLTASALLRLMPGFEFLPSAPLPVIVIGFLLFITPAGRMAIAALLARLLLRGVLPGDYPRGGGVHLRLWLAEQVAHQIDPVGLAGAPWVSYYARALGATIGTNVDLHSLPPVTGMLTIADGAAIEPEVDLSGYWIDGDTVRIGGIRIGAGATIGSRSTLAPGTRIGREAEIAPGSAVFGRVRAGQRWAGSPAVRVGGASRPLAPERPPAPRRWLWAYGVSSSLLGLLPFVAMTAGAGIIATGMRGADSLAEAVPAALLWLVPATLVTGLVFALTVVLLVRLLSIGMVEGVHPVRGRVAWQAWTTERLLDSARTLLFPLYSSLLTPLWLRALGAEVGRDVEASTVLLIPSLTTIDDGAFLADDTMVATYELSGGWMRLGRARIGKRAFLGNSGMAGAGHRVPKDGLVAVLSVAPEKSKPGSSWLGSPAVRLRRVVNDADLERTYRPRRSLRVARALWELCRIVPVVVTCAIGLGVLLVLARLVLDAGLVVAVLASGVVLLVAGVLAAAITTLAKWTIVGPIRPGEHPLWSSFVWRTEVSDTFTEMVAAPWFANAASGTPALAVWLRSLGATIGRGVWTDSYWLPEPDLVTLGDGATVNRGCVVQTHLFHDRVMSIDTVTLEAGATLGPHSVILPAASIGANATVGPASLVMRGETVPVGSRWSGNPIGPWRAVTVRAYQASNG
- a CDS encoding carbohydrate ABC transporter permease, translating into MTTTSDRTVSRRGPSPQRRKLIITAYILITPFILVFIGMVIAPLLYAGFLSLFQTRLIGGEQFVGLANFGEALTDPLFLGGVARMSAFLLIQVPIMLGLSLFFALAIDSGRLRGGRFARLAIFVPFAVPGVVATMMWGYLYGDDFGPIAQGVRSLGLPAPDLLSSELMLFSMMNIVTWSFVGYNMIIMYAALRAIPTELYEAAELDGAGAVRIGWSIKIPAIRPAIMLTLIFSVIGSFQLFTEPRLLATIAPNVIGTAYSPNLYAYTLAFTFQDVNYAAAVAFLLGFVIMIISYVVQLSNARSGGRS
- a CDS encoding beta-galactosidase, which codes for MTIWFGGDYNPEQWPEAIWDDDIPLMQQAGVSMVTIGVFSWAMLEPKEGTFTFEWLDRVMDKLHAAGIRVDLATATASPPPWLSHRYPASLPVTESGVRLQRGSRQHYCPSSLDYRRLATRLAGEIARRYADHPALEMWHINNEYGCHVSRCYCDTSAAAFRAWLTVKYGTIDALNHAWGTAFWSQWYGSFDEVAVPSLAPSFRNPAQLLDFDRFSSDELLGLFRSEAAAVRTASPSVPLTTNFMGFFKPVDYWNFAAELDVISDDNYPDPDDPDSPYLAAMTRDLMRSLAGGKPWLLMEQAAGAVNWRPSNAAKPEGMMRAWSYQALARGADGILYFQWRQSDRGAERFHSAMLPHTGTESVSWKAVCSLGAELQEIGDQLDSPTPGDVGIMLDWDSWWSLEQTGLPGTLTYLDAVNAWYRTLYDAGVSVDFVSPTSDLAEYAAVIVPNLFVATESALASLAIYAEAGGRLMVSYQSGITDEDGRLTPGGYLGALAGTLGVRIDEFFPLPTPGSVVADSVLLQSDELGAERSSGTVWSERLDVVDAEVVASFASGPLRGSAAITRRTVGSGQAWYVATLPDARSREHLAALLLEGTSALDDVVSHAGVEVFRRGRHRFVINQQPTHTTVAVAGRDLELGPYGVEIIEAGQRSQS
- a CDS encoding M1 family metallopeptidase, with protein sequence MSGDRYTPQSGDASIGVDHYDLTLDYKIATNRLSGTAVIRVRAAAAISAVSLDLVGLRASKVLVDGRRAPAFHQSDRKLRVTLPAPLDEGEGVEITVVYGGAPRPRRSRWGTIGWEELEDGALVASQPTGSPTWFPCNDVPSDKATYVLTISTDSAYTVVASGVRVEKGGRGSTATWKFEQSIPTPTYLMTVVLGRFVEETVPLDDRSGRMFYPRPLADRVHADFADLGAMMALFQERFGPYPLDEYAIVVTADDLEIPLEAQGIGVFGASHIDGVGGLERLIAHELAHQWFGNSVGVAAWGDIWLNEGFACYAEWIWSEHSGAETAHERATHHHARLDALPQDLLLRDPGPDLMFDDRVYKRGALALHALRLTAGDDAFFALLRAWCAQHASGTATTDEFVALAEELSPVPVSDLLHEWLDELPLPALPRAGRAGRAVARAVRTATSAVSPRR
- a CDS encoding carbohydrate ABC transporter permease, whose product is MTSTITARRKQRDPRDRRSGLLTGLVWLGVAYFLLPLLWLTIASTKDNTDLFSTFGFFFGDEFNFFANLESLFAFRDGVFWRWTGNTILYAGVSAVGATALATAAGYAFAKFEFPGRRFIFSAVLGSIMIPATALALPTYLVFANLGLVNTPWAIIIPSIVSPFGVYLMRVYAADSVPDSLIEAARIDGASELRIFVSIGLRLMGPGMVTVFLFSLVGVWNNYFLPLIMLSSSDLYPLTVGLAQLQALSTGGGGSTAVFSTVIAGSFVSILPLVVAFLYLQRYWQSGLAAGSTKE